CGGTGATCTCCGCGGCCGTGCGCGGCGATGTGAGCGCCAATATGGAACGGCTGTCCCTGGCCCTTTTGTAGGGTTGTCCCAAGACGTCACAATACGGGAGCCCGAAGGACGTCCTTCGGGCTCCCGTATTTTCATCGTCTCGTGCGGAGAGGTCAGAGGAAGGGCCAGGGAGGCATGAAGGCCTCGGGCATGCCGAAGCGCTTGCCCAGGAACATCAGAACCTGAGGGCCGAAGAGAAGCGTCATATAGCATCCGACGGCCAGATAGGGCACCAGGGGGATGGAATCCCCTCGTCCCCATCGGACCTTGCCCCGGAGCATGAGGACGACGATCCCCACCCCGCCGGCCATGATGCCGAAATAGAAGGCCAGAAGCGTGAGGCGCCAGCCGAGGATGGCGCCGATCCCGGCCATGAAGCAGGCGTCGCCCCATCCCATCCCTCCTCGGCTGAGGAGGATGATGACGGCGAAGATGGCCCAGCCCGCGGCCGCCCCCACAAGCCCCTCCAGGACGGCGTCGCGTCCCCCGAACAGACGGACCAGAAGCCCGCCGACCCCCATGGCGAGAGCGAAGGCATCGAATACTTCGCTGGATTCATAGTCGGTAAGGGCGTTCAGAAGCAGGCCAAAGGTTCCGATCAGGGAGATGAGGCCGGCCCAGGAGGGCCCCCAGCGCCAAACGACGCCCGCCGCCGACGCCGCGCCGATGAGCTCGACC
The genomic region above belongs to Fretibacterium sp. OH1220_COT-178 and contains:
- a CDS encoding prepilin peptidase, with protein sequence MDASPNLLPAILAALLGACMGSFLNVVAHRSLEGRPWWGSERSACESCGRVLASSELIPIASWLLQRGRCRGCGTRISPRYLLVELIGAASAAGVVWRWGPSWAGLISLIGTFGLLLNALTDYESSEVFDAFALAMGVGGLLVRLFGGRDAVLEGLVGAAAGWAIFAVIILLSRGGMGWGDACFMAGIGAILGWRLTLLAFYFGIMAGGVGIVVLMLRGKVRWGRGDSIPLVPYLAVGCYMTLLFGPQVLMFLGKRFGMPEAFMPPWPFL